The Osmia lignaria lignaria isolate PbOS001 chromosome 14, iyOsmLign1, whole genome shotgun sequence genome has a window encoding:
- the LOC117607395 gene encoding sorting and assembly machinery component 50 homolog B gives MGTVHAKESMMSGNMNETSNENNPSASFRKNKNLFDTTKEKHIDLHSLKVRVDRIHIDGLMRTKDDIIQSQVTELFKAQDFYDVILRASKVREKLGTLGCFKNIGIYIDTSQGPDATPEGVEVTFSVREMRRLTGEISTMIGNNEGSVVIQAKAPNLFGRGERLQMEYSYGSKSSTNIRVSVVKPFVNSWLHTVLTGSVFNSSNRFPWSGFNQHDKGFLLDLAFNPDGAGILKHNLQYEAAYREIASSKQTSFRVREQCGPNLKSALRHICSIDKRDSLIFPTSGSLVQFSTEVAGLGGDIGFVKNELTVQTNWTPHECLTFQLGLQSGLLRGVNNEMKINIADQFFLGGPLNLRGFEMRGCGPRDDGYSIGGDAYWAAALHLYTPLPFRPGRNGFGDLFKLHGFINGGNVSNFTFKFDNNYKDNMKIFTENVRCSAGGGIAMKLGDIARVELNFIMPLLFLRSDVLQQFQFGIGLQYL, from the exons ATGGGAACTGTTCATGCAAAG gaATCAATGATGTCTGGAAATATGAATGAAActtcaaatgaaaataatccT tcagCAAGTTTTCGTAAaaacaagaatttatttgaTACAACAAAGGAAAAACATATTGATCTTCATTCTTTGAAA GTAAGAGTTGACAGAATACATATAGATGGGCTTATGAGAACAAAGGATGATATAATACAATCACAAGTGACAGAACTTTTTAAAGCTCAGGATTTTTATGATGTTATTTTACGTGCCTCCAAAGTTAGAGAAAAACTAGGGACCTTAGGATGTTTCAAGAATATTGGAATTTACATTGACACCAGTCAAGGTCCTGATGCTACCCCAGAAGGCGTTGAA GTCACCTTTTCCGTACGCGAAATGAGACGCTTAACGGGTGAAATTAGCACGATGATTGGGAACAATGAAGGTTCTGTTGTTATTCAAGCAAAGGCACCAAACTTATTTGGAAGAGGTGAACGTTTGCAAATGGAATATTCTTATGGTTCAAAAAGTTCAACCAATATACGTGTATCTGTTGTTAAACCATTTGTAAACAGTTGGCTTCATACAGT ATTAACTGGTAGTGTATTTAACTCGTCAAATAGATTCCCATGGTCTGGTTTTAATCAACACGATAAAGGCTTTTTATTAGACCTTGCATTCAATCCAGATGGTGCAGGTATACTAAAGCACAATTTACAATATGAAGCTGCTTACAGAGAAATCGCTTCTTCCAAACAAACATCGTTTCGTGTACGAGAACAGTGCGGTCCAAATTTAAAATCCGCATTGCGACATATTTGCTCCATCGATAAAAGAGACTCATTAATATTCCCTACCTCGGGAAGTCTTGTACAGTTTTCAACAGAAGTAGCTGGTCTTGGCGGAGATATCggatttgttaaaaatgaacTTACCGTGCAAACTAACTGGACACCACACGAATGTCTT ACGTTTCAACTAGGCCTTCAATCTGGATTACTTAGAGGAGTCAATAAtgaaatgaagataaatattgcCGATCAATTCTTTTTGGGTGGACCATTGAATCTTAGAGGATTTGAAATGAGAGGTTGTGGACCACGAGACGATGGTTATTCAATAGGAGGCGATGCATATTGGGCAGCTGCACTTCACTTATACACACCACTGCCATTTAGGCCCGGTCGTAATGGATTTGGTGACTTGTTCAAATTGCATGGTTTTATCAACGGTGGAAACGTGTCGAATTTCACATTCAAGTTTG ataataattacaaagacAACATGAAAATTTTTACGGAAAATGTTCGTTGTTCAGCGGGTGGAGGTATCGCGATGAAACTTGGGGATATAGCAAGAGTTGAATTGAACTTTATTATGCCATTGTTGTTTCTTAGAAGCGACGTATTACAACAATTTCAGTTTGGTATTGGGTTGCAGTACTTGTAA
- the Fibroin4 gene encoding silk fibroin 4, which yields MKIPALLAASLLVWGLANADGSIGQESNHGTVKKKQVQVQVREKKEWNSGWDSKSSNVWDSKSSTGWESQSKGKAVAIEGAAVGTGMAETAAASGEAIANNLGTGEAAANSQASAATQSAIAAQSAGTASALSMDAANLAANAAGAQGKAAAQSEKAMKLSLATRNAAMQAEDIVDKAKAAAGRAEVLARNAAAANARAALQSERANELAQAEDAAAAEAQAKTAAAAVATKVALQLAQIAVKAEAAAASAAAAAAKATRIADAAAARAASVNAIAQAEVEASAQAENTAGVSQAAASASAETMAVAASASATAEAAAEGGAEKGELSLPKSSKVEIQSKKIITTEKVDKASSGWD from the coding sequence ATGAAGATTCCAGCGCTACTCGCGGCATCCCTTCTCGTCTGGGGTCTGGCTAATGCCGACGGCTCAATCGGGCAGGAATCGAACCATGGAACAGTGAAAAAGAAGCAGGTCCAGGTCCAGGTCCGCGAAAAGAAGGAATGGAATAGCGGGTGGGACTCGAAATCCAGCAATGTATGGGACAGTAAATCCAGTACCGGCTGGGAATCACAGTCGAAGGGGAAGGCTGTGGCGATCGAGGGTGCGGCAGTGGGAACCGGTATGGCGGAGACAGCAGCCGCATCTGGCGAGGCAATAGCCAATAACTTGGGTACTGGAGAAGCAGCCGCTAATTCGCAAGCTTCAGCGGCAACCCAGTCAGCGATCGCGGCTCAGTCTGCTGGCACTGCCAGCGCGCTGTCTATGGACGCGGCAAATTTGGCGGCCAACGCAGCCGGAGCGCAAGGGAAAGCAGCTGCCCAGTCCGAGAAAGCTATGAAGTTGTCGCTGGCGACCAGGAACGCTGCGATGCAAGCCGAAGACATTGTAGATAAAGCCAAAGCAGCCGCCGGAAGGGCAGAGGTCCTCGCAAGGAACGCCGCAGCCGCAAACGCTCGTGCTGCCTTACAGTCGGAAAGAGCGAACGAACTCGCACAAGCGGAAGACGCAGCAGCTGCCGAGGCCCAAGCCAAGACCGCCGCAGCAGCCGTTGCGACTAAAGTAGCCTTGCAATTGGCCCAAATCGCTGTTAAAGCCGAAGCCGCAGCCGCATCCGCGGCCGCAGCAGCCGCAAAAGCAACAAGGATCGCCGACGCCGCTGCCGCGCGCGCAGCCTCCGTTAATGCCATAGCTCAAGCGGAAGTTGAAGCTTCCGCCCAGGCTGAGAACACTGCCGGTGTAAGCCAAGCCGCTGCTTCGGCATCCGCCGAAACGATGGCCGTCGCCGCATCAGCATCAGCTACCGCTGAAGCGGCCGCAGAGGGCGGAGCTGAGAAAGGAGAGCTTAGTTTACCGAAATCATCGAAAGTGGAGATTCAATCTAAGAAAATAATCACGACGGAAAAGGTCGATAAAGCTTCTTCCGGCTGGGATTAA
- the Fibroin2 gene encoding silk fibroin 2: MKIPALLVTSLLVWGLAEGRVVGVENSHGLEKSSVSSSSIKVGTARVRGDASDAGAISVQDALNVVRAGESVGLNVDLGAAARTAAKAAASQAADTENAEAGAKAAILMAISKREEAIKLSEIARQRLTTAAKAAEALVSAARRAAELTAAAKAATQASATTAEAAAQAQVKANADSIIAKKAQAAEAKAAAEAEVKAKMAANAAAQLLAKARLAAKEEALATKLAAIAQVAIARARNAVEKALSAQSGATTQSSNAVKIEGQAANAEGTAVGRLQTLLAIIQTVAAAEADAASKASSWAKQISSSKSDVQVKGWKSGSV; encoded by the coding sequence ATGAAGATCCCAGCATTACTCGTCACGTCTCTGCTCGTCTGGGGGCTGGCCGAGGGCCGCGTGGTGGGTGTCGAGAATAGCCATGGCCTCGAGAAATCCTCAGTATCGTCGTCATCGATTAAGGTCGGAACAGCACGTGTGAGAGGCGATGCATCGGACGCGGGAGCGATATCCGTCCAAGACGCATTGAACGTGGTCCGAGCAGGAGAGAGTGTAGGGTTGAACGTTGATTTGGGCGCAGCCGCGCGGACCGCAGCTAAGGCCGCGGCTTCGCAAGCCGCCGATACCGAGAATGCCGAGGCTGGAGCCAAGGCAGCCATCTTGATGGCAATCTCCAAACGCGAGGAGGCCATCAAACTGAGCGAGATCGCGCGTCAAAGATTGACTACAGCTGCGAAGGCTGCCGAGGCACTGGTATCTGCTGCTAGGAGGGCAGCCGAGCTGACAGCTGCCGCCAAGGCAGCAACGCAGGCATCGGCGACCACAGCCGAGGCTGCTGCCCAAGCCCAAGTGAAGGCCAATGCCGACTCGATCATCGCCAAGAAGGCCCAAGCTGCCGAGGCTAAAGCTGCCGCTGAAGCTGAAGTTAAAGCAAAGATGGCGGCGAACGCAGCGGCCCAACTGTTGGCCAAAGCACGACTCGCGGCCAAGGAAGAAGCTTTGGCTACCAAACTTGCCGCAATCGCGCAAGTCGCAATCGCACGGGCTAGAAACGCGGTAGAAAAGGCACTGTCTGCTCAATCCGGTGCCACGACTCAATCTTCCAACGCCGTGAAAATCGAAGGTCAAGCAGCGAACGCTGAAGGTACCGCTGTAGGACGACTTCAAACCTTGTTGGCCATTATCCAAACGGTGGCTGCCGCTGAAGCTGATGCTGCATCCAAAGCTTCATCATGGGCGAAACAGATCAGCTCGAGCAAATCAGACGTCCAAGTCAAAGGATGGAAGTCCGGGTCCGTCTAA
- the Fibroin3 gene encoding silk fibroin 3, which produces MKIPAILVTSLLTWGLVGASIDDDHSMLSQKDGHSLEKMLLSKVMTSAMRHENGAPMLGLGKKVHISLGRTKASAAAEEKAAGLVKASAMNIADAVVKTTARSAALSAKAAAAVKQALMLQEKAEALAQAALEVQTEQLALSSRAEAAGSVAQAALQRTQGAAQVATAAQNLASNYQERVNAAAAAEAAATERALEIADVSRALGQIASSLSAAAAGAQAKTTQSSEATAAEAGRAASLASDADSAQQAATNEAQVAARIEGRAAREASANSASQDTDAAQLEASAAAKTTAAAAIGDGAIVGLGEDGGAGAQEIVQAKALAKASAWLGKGGSSKKGWE; this is translated from the coding sequence ATGAAGATCCCAGCGATACTTGTGACGTCCCTGCTCACTTGGGGCCTCGTGGGCGCTTCCATCGACGATGATCATTCAATGCTATCCCAGAAGGATGGCCACTCGCTAGAGAAGATGCTGCTATCGAAGGTGATGACCAGCGCGATGAGACACGAGAACGGTGCGCCAATGTTGGGACTCGGCAAGAAAGTGCACATTTCTCTGGGAAGAACCAAAGCTAGCGCCGCGGCCGAAGAGAAGGCTGCGGGTTTGGTGAAAGCGTCCGCAATGAATATCGCTGATGCTGTGGTGAAAACAACAGCGAGATCGGCGGCCCTTTCGGCCAAAGCAGCCGCGGCTGTTAAACAAGCATTGATGTTACAAGAGAAGGCCGAAGCTCTGGCTCAAGCCGCCCTGGAAGTTCAAACCGAACAGCTTGCCTTGTCGAGCCGTGCCGAGGCAGCGGGCTCCGTCGCTCAGGCCGCCCTTCAACGAACTCAAGGCGCTGCCCAGGTAGCCACAGCAGCGCAGAACCTCGCCAGCAATTACCAGGAACGCGTGAACGCCGCAGCAGCCGCCGAGGCAGCAGCAACCGAGAGGGCATTAGAAATCGCCGATGTTTCGAGGGCGCTCGGACAAATAGCGTCAAGCCTTTCAGCGGCCGCAGCCGGCGCACAAGCGAAGACCACTCAATCGTCCGAGGCCACCGCGGCTGAAGCCGGCAGGGCAGCCTCGCTAGCATCCGACGCCGACAGCGCCCAACAAGCCGCGACCAACGAGGCCCAAGTAGCCGCAAGAATCGAAGGTAGAGCTGCCCGTGAAGCATCCGCGAATTCCGCATCCCAAGACACGGACGCCGCTCAATTGGAAGCTTCGGCAGCCGCGAAAACAACGGCGGCCGCAGCTATTGGAGACGGTGCGATCGTTGGTCTTGGAGAGGACGGTGGCGCCGGGGCTCAAGAAATCGTACAAGCTAAGGCCTTAGCTAAAGCCAGCGCTTGGTTAGGAAAAGGCGGATCCAGCAAAAAGGGATGGGAATAA
- the LOC117607399 gene encoding uncharacterized protein LOC117607399, whose product MHVTPSTMKIFVVCFVTWALINQEAVRATSLTASRSDDEHHLTSWSSSSTSAEELENIEHRNIRSAHLESSGSSISSSSRKVESKQERSSSVDTKGQDEGDGKHVSLKKVEISQHDVRQKDDKKGGKEVEKKVIVKETKNTATKSSSSSTEIKTLKEEKIKAEARARKESEARSKAEKEAAEALRKLKELAAALKQAEAKAKSEANALAEIKAKEEAEANALAAARAQIKAKSEEAAQAIQKAKLEAQARTIIQSNILPIVKRAIAKEDAVINGELWKKAQLAAKTAAASSAASQKAVKAIKAALAARAEASAKVKAALLAIIAGSEASCNAKAAAVASSIALRQAEISSKAAANAQVHALDMTRDAERIASGEEGAVEYAIELATKSKNIANQSKLKSNSAAEASGSAAAASEELEKLQRNARTLAKDANSAQKAALDEANVLGAETSLVARDVMAASARSDVEAAIIEAEAAARASAAGAIGDGVIVGLGETADSNLAQAKELKKAVNGVAKNLNNIIECCSQSDTWGIVWTIGRDGIKSLVGRCRASIREASSNMKIPALLATCLFVWGSVSASDGHHGGKGIPLLEMAKGGASITLSAAVSAKAGLRAGQVAEASQKEAAIQSGAAAGEAAKARGLADQTAKLSEQSAMLQSQAAAKSKAAEEAATAEQNAQLEARAIAAQATAAAKEAASGARSAAEAASTAALEAAIAAKAVQVQAALSLKSKEKAMEAANKAAAASNAAKAAAQANRAAVMILAKATAAKAEARAAMAALASAKVAARDGANSAAEAEARNEVAQLIAAIDQKSREIDAGLSMKAQAIAKSSARNNEAAVIGANIDSAKRIVKVPQKVIIPKHESSWQSSKEEKIEVDVKQVDVKNVHSESSGSWSH is encoded by the exons ATGCACGTTACTCCATCGACGATGAAGATATTCGTCGTATGTTTCGTCACTTGGGCTCTGATAAATCAAGAGGCGGTACGCGCGACCAGTCTTACCGCCTCGAGAAGCGATGACGAGCATCATTTAACATCGTGGTCAAGTTCTTCAACATCCGCGGAGGAACTCGAGAATATCGAGCATCGAAACATAAGATCGGCTCACTTGGAATCCTCCGGGTCCagtatctcttcttcttccagGAAGGTGGAGTCTAAACAGGAAAGGTCATCGTCAGTGGACACCAAAGGACAGGACGAGGGCGACGGGAAGCATGTGTCTCTGAAGAAAGTGGAGATTTCGCAGCACGATGTGAGGCAGAAAGATGATAAAAAGGGCGGGAAAGAAGTGGAGAAGAAAGTCATCGTGAAGGAAACGAAGAACACGGCGACAAAGTCTTCGAGTTCCAGCACGGAGATAAAGACGTTGAAGGAGGAGAAGATCAAAGCCGAAGCTCGAGCTCGAAAGGAATCGGAAGCTCGATCGAAGGCTGAGAAAGAAGCTGCGGAGGCGTTACGGAAGTTGAAGGAACTGGCGGCAGCGCTGAAGCAAGCCGAGGCGAAGGCGAAATCGGAGGCGAACGCTTTAGCGGAAATAAAAGCCAAGGAAGAGGCGGAAGCGAACGCTTTGGCTGCCGCTCGTGCACAGATCAAGGCCAAGTCCGAGGAGGCTGCGCAAGCGATACAGAAGGCGAAACTCGAGGCTCAAGCTCGTACAATAATACAATCCAATATTCTTCCCATCGTaaagcgagctatagcgaaaGAAGACGCGGTAATTAACGGAGAATTATGGAAGAAGGCGCAGCTTGCGGCTAAGACAGCTGCAGCTTCTAGTGCAGCATCTCAGAAAGCTGTAAAGGCGATCAAAGCGGCTCTTGCTGCCCGAGCAGAAGCTTCTGCTAAAGTAAAGGCCGCTCTGCTGGCAATCATCGCCGGGTCGGAGGCGTCCTGTAACGCTAAAGCCGCAGCCGTCGCTTCGAGTATCGCTTTGAGGCAAGCTGAAATCTCCTCGAAAGCTGCAGCTAACGCTCAGGTGCATGCTTTGGACATGACTAGAGATGCGGAGAGAATAGCATCCGGTGAAGAAGGAGCTGTTGAGTACGCGATTGAATTAGCTACCAAGTCGAAGAACATTGCCAATCAatctaaattaaaatcaaattcgGCGGCTGAAGCCTCTGGGTCTGCGGCGGCTGCAAGCGAGGAGCTTGAAAAGTTACAAAGAAACGCAAGAACGCTCGCTAAGGACGCGAATTCCGCGCAGAAGGCTGCACTGGACGAAGCGAATGTCCTAGGCGCGGAGACCAGCCTGGTGGCTAGAGACGTGATGGCTGCTTCGGCGAGATCGGATGTGGAGGCGGCCATCATCGAAGCGGAAGCTGCAGCTCGAGCATCGGCGGCCGGAGCTATCGGGGATGGAGTTATCGTTGGATTAGGAGAGACTGCTGACTCCAATTTGGCACAGgctaaagaattaaagaaagcgGTCAATGGTGTTGCGAAGAATCT AAACAATATTATCGAATGTTGTTCACAATCAGACACGTGGGGGATTGTTTGGACAATTGGCCGTGACGGTATAAAGTCGTTGGTTGGTCGATGCCGGGCATCAATCCGCGAAGCGTCGTCGAACATGAAGATTCCAGCACTGCTCGCAACGTGCCTCTTCGTCTGGGGGTCCGTGTCCGCCAGCGATGGTCACCACGGTGGCAAGGGCATTCCGTTACTCGAGATGGCAAAAGGTGGCGCGTCAATCACCTTGTCGGCGGCGGTGTCCGCGAAGGCTGGTCTCCGAGCTGGACAGGTAGCCGAAGCCTCGCAGAAGGAAGCCGCAATTCAATCGGGAGCCGCCGCGGGTGAAGCGGCTAAGGCGCGTGGTTTGGCCGATCAAACGGCGAAGCTGAGCGAACAATCCGCGATGCTGCAGTCCCAGGCTGCTGCTAAGTCGAAGGCCGCCGAGGAAGCTGCAACAGCAGAGCAAAACGCACAGTTAGAGGCTAGAGCAATCGCGGCGCAAGCCACCGCCGCGGCTAAGGAAGCTGCGAGCGGCGCGAGATCGGCCGCCGAAGCTGCATCGACCGCGGCCCTCGAAGCCGCGATAGCCGCGAAGGCTGTACAGGTACAGGCTGCCCTTTCGCTTAAATCCAAGGAGAAGGCAATGGAAGCAGCCAACAAAGCTGCAGCCGCGAGCAACGCCGCGAAAGCAGCAGCGCAAGCCAACAGAGCCGCTGTAATGATCCTCGCAAAGGCAACAGCCGCGAAAGCTGAAGCCAGAGCAGCCATGGCAGCTCTCGCCTCCGCTAAAGTGGCCGCTAGGGACGGTGCCAATAGCGCCGCCGAAGCTGAAGCAAGAAACGAGGTTGCCCAATTGATCGCCGCCATCGATCAAAAGAGCAGAGAGATCGACGCCGGTCTATCGATGAAGGCACAGGCAATTGCCAAATCCAGCGCCAGGAACAATGAAGCCGCTGTGATAGGGGCCAACATCGACTCAGCGAAGAGAATCGTGAAGGTGCCGCAGAAAGTGATCATTCCTAAACATGAATCGTCCTGGCAATCGTCTAAGGAGGAGAAGATCGAGGTTGACGTTAAACAGGTTGACGTTAAGAACGTCCATAGCGAAAGCAGCGGCTCCTGGTCACATTAA
- the PPP1R15 gene encoding protein phosphatase 1 regulatory subunit 15: MKNLFEKITIEKMYSMNDTLNDKRNMSNPKKENMFYSVLNVFNVLWEQVSKVPASFITNINYPLSVTVVHNEGIISPEFYKNLTTKKELLNNDNVYIHNAQVKESLNIIESIHHDVCDEQKSYVDRIFNENAKDSIRFSYKCTDNENKDARKFDEKKSIMKENVIYDTPRSNYLLSFENSDKVGKEELFECIYPNTDIHKMYDKGNDYNCENMYDTSIANNEQFSDYVSNDMDDSTFTTVEANFSPSSSNIEKIQSIPQSTTTTTSNIITNMWQKVFGSVTGRFCRIDPDESDLLTKRSCSPKQKRKLNTIAKGRGRGRAKSQLRRSGVSQTRHRKERTKHDLKLDIQNDLKNWEELETYDTVEDCFNLDEDTVDGLAPTQYIIKETINPATYTFADVQPKKLQKPKTHRHVDQRSKFSTKIRSIHECKKDTGTFDQDFIRNDYNFQKNTFRPRLISESSIDSEDSYCIVFETGSETYESDSEDTEDSEDEDKKSIISAQKVKFNLNPVVHVMVQWDYAYRAARKGPWEEMARDRERFRGRINCIERVLNPVLTVQHRTHIWQERFQHIE, translated from the exons atgaaaaatttatttgaaaaaataacaaTAGAGAAGATGTATTCAATGAACGATACGTTAAATGATAAAAGAAACATGTCGAATCCAAAGAAAGAAAACATGTTCTACAGTGTCTTGAATGTTTTCAATGTTTTGTGGGAACAAGTCTCCAAAGTTCCTGCATCATTTATAACAAACATTAATTATCCATTATCCGTAACAGTTGTGCACAATGAAGGTATTATTTCgcctgaattttataaaaatttgacaACTAAAAAGGAACTACTAAATAATGATAATGTATACATTCATAATGCCCAAGTAAAAGAATCTTTAAACATTATTGAAAGTATTCATCATGATGTATGCGACGAACAGAAGTCTTACGTAGatagaatttttaatgaaaatgcgAAAGATAGTATAAGATTCAGTTATAAGTGCACTGATAATGAAAATAAGGACGCgagaaaatttgatgaaaaaaaaTCAATCATGAAGGAGAATGTTATATATGATACACCTAGATCTAATTACCTACTATCATTTGAAAATTCAGATAAAGTAGGAAAAGAGGAATTATTTGAATGTATTTATCCGAATACAGATATACATAAAATGTATGACAAGGGTAATGATTATAATTGCGAAAATATGTACGATACAAGTATTGCTAACAATGAACAGTTTTCTGATTATGTTAGTAACGATATGGATGATAGTACATTCACAACTGTAGAAGCTAATTTCTCACCATCTAGttctaatattgaaaaaatacagTCAATTCCAcaatcaacaacaacaacaacgtcaaatataataacaaatatGTGGCAAAAAGTTTTCGGTAGTGTAACAGGTCGATTTTGTAGAATAGATCCAGATGAGTCTGATCTGTTAACGAAACGATCATGTTCGCCGaagcaaaaaagaaaattaaataccaTAGCAAAAGGCAGAGGTAGGGGCCGAGCTAAATCACAGCTTAGACGTTCTGGAGTAAGCCAAACACGACATAGAAAGGAGCGTACTAAACATGATCTCAAACTAGATAtacaaaatgatttaaaaaattgggAAGAACTTGAAACGTATGATACAGTAGAAGACTGTTTCAATTTAGATGAAGATACAGTGGATGGATTAGCACCTACACagtatattataaaagaaacaatTAATCCGGCAACTTATACGTTTGCTGATGTACAACCTAAAAAACTTCAAAAACCAAAAACTCATAGACACGTTGATCAAAGatctaaattttctacaaaaataagAAGTATACACGAGTGCAAAAAAGACACTGGTACCTTTGATCAGGATTTTATTAGGAAcgattacaattttcaaaaaaatactTTTCGGCCACGTTTAATATCAGAAAGTTCTATAGATTCAGAGGACAGTTACTGCATAGTCTTTGAAACTGGTTCTGAAACTTATGAAAGTGATAGCGAGGATACCGAGGACAGCGAAGATGAAGataaaaaatctattatttcCGCTCAAAAA gttaaatttaatttaaatccaGTTGTTCACGTAATGGTACAGTGGGATTATGCGTATCGCGCGGCTCGTAAAGGTCCTTGGGAGGAGATGGCTAGAGATAGAGAGCGGTTCAGAGGTCGTATTAATTGTATAGAACGTGTTCTTAATCCTGTTTTAACTGTTCAACACAGGACTCACATTTGGCAAGAACGATTCCAAcatattgaataa